In Juglans regia cultivar Chandler chromosome 5, Walnut 2.0, whole genome shotgun sequence, the following are encoded in one genomic region:
- the LOC109006945 gene encoding protein SENSITIVE TO PROTON RHIZOTOXICITY 2-like: MLSATISCYPDVPQGLLQISSMTEDIISSSLEVNSGTDSHPSSLLSNFSILKDKVFQVESLISILNSLNHSETELASSLAAVGMDTVIQEIIMTTSSMMFICQQMALGFTSAGTSNHELQQQQQCRQNRFPQSNFGSNRDGIVIQEGEQGFYSGYMVEWNDENYNNSSNKDENRSVITGKNKKAGDGQRLSLEYDVIQLEAADILAKYTHYCQVCGKGFKRDANLRMHMRAHGDEYKTIAALGNPMKNGSVLGNRKGLRELPTKYSCPQEGCRWNQKHAKFQPLKSIVCVKNHYKRSHCPKIYVCKRCNHKQFSVLSDLRTHEKHCGDQKWQCSCGTTFSRKDKLMGHVALFVGHTPASSSFINLA, encoded by the coding sequence ATGCTTTCAGCAACCATTTCTTGCTACCCGGATGTCCCACAAGGGCTGCTGCAGATATCCTCCATGACTGAAGACATTATTTCTTCCTCTCTTGAAGTAAACTCTGGCACAGATTCTCACCCAAGCTCTCTCCTCTCCAATTTTTCCATTCTGAAGGACAAGGTTTTTCAGGTGGAGTCACTGATTAGCATCCTGAACTCACTAAATCATAGTGAAACTGAATTAGCATCGTCCTTAGCCGCAGTCGGCATGGATACCGTAATCCAAGAAATAATCATGACCACCTCGTCAATGATGTTCATATGCCAACAAATGGCTCTTGGTTTCACTTCTGCCGGCACTAGCAACCATGAattgcagcagcagcaacagtgTCGACAAAATCGATTTCCTCAATCAAACTTCGGAAGCAATCGCGATGGGATCGTAATCCAAGAAGGAGAGCAGGGTTTCTATTCTGGCTACATGGTTGAGTGGAATGATGAAAACTACAACAATTCCAGTAACAAGGATGAAAACCGGAGTGTTATCACGGGAAAGAACAAAAAGGCTGGAGACGGACAACGGCTTTCGCTGGAATATGATGTCATCCAATTAGAAGCTGCTGATATATTGGCTAAGTACACGCATTATTGCCAAGTTTGTGGAAAAGGGTTCAAGCGAGACGCTAATCTGAGAATGCACATGAGGGCTCACGGAGATGAATACAAGACCATTGCAGCTTTAGGCAACCCCATGAAGAATGGGAGCGTGCTGGGCAACAGAAAAGGTTTGAGGGAATTGCCTACGAAATATTCGTGCCCACAAGAAGGGTGTAGGTGGAATCAAAAGCATGCAAAGTTCCAGCCTCTGAAATCCATCGTTTGCGTGAAGAATCACTACAAGAGGAGCCATTGCCCGAAGATTTATGTTTGCAAGCGATGCAACCACAAACAGTTCTCGGTGCTGTCTGATCTACGAACACATGAGAAGCACTGCGGGGATCAGAAATGGCAATGTTCGTGTGGAACCACATTTTCTCGGAAAGACAAACTCATGGGACATGTTGCTTTGTTCGTAGGGCACACCCCGGCCAGTAGCTCTTTTATAAATCTAGCATAA